A single region of the candidate division KSB1 bacterium genome encodes:
- a CDS encoding DUF86 domain-containing protein, producing the protein MDIRNAYPDIKWKDFAGMRDRLIHGYFGVDQSLVWNTATITIPELITAISHIFLDLESDRDLST; encoded by the coding sequence GTGGATATCCGCAATGCGTATCCCGACATTAAATGGAAGGATTTTGCAGGGATGCGAGATCGTTTGATTCATGGTTATTTTGGTGTGGATCAAAGTTTGGTTTGGAATACGGCAACCATTACAATTCCCGAGCTGATAACAGCGATTTCCCACATATTCTTGGATTTGGAGAGCGACCGCGATTTATCAACTTAA
- a CDS encoding T9SS type A sorting domain-containing protein has translation MRFIYWRGLRVTLVLILMIGVFAPSNEARAQGQAISTTTKSGFLKSNQSKVFYHSGNWWAIAHHDETSRWYIWKFSGGTWTMLNPLVKSSTMKYDAVVNSASGKLYLIGSHASATEFRRYSYASGTATWTLDTGFPVSPSFNNDDGGNPLSLVQAKNGDLWIFRINSNKLQAKRSTNGGAAWSAAIDVKTGLTAATGTTDAVAFSSGGNDFVGVAYGETPAAGSQFGFLTHQDGAANETWTDESASLTLFGAERGSNQLAMTTDAHNNIYLFTKTSNAAGSDPRNTLYKRTNDGAWQKFKVNASAGQDWKSPAVVFEALNNKIYVMGINTASPQGEYKTCTIGQESTLQAEPVAVLFSSAGATFAELSAPPGGTSVDISTGLMVAADNSAASDIWYRLLPIVSATPVTIGAVVVNSNHAHANAAYTIPLTLSSNGALAAGAGILNFRFPAGTTVPSSIAASHVTVNGTPATTVVSNSVTREVLITTPVDLANSQSFSVAFALGAGIFNPAIAGDYTLQAWTSSQPTPAVSPIYTLLPSLGANPLSALTKSGYKKSNQSKVFYHDTQWWAVAFDAVENRWYIWKFTGTAWVKSMGIDKGAAFNYDVVVNASENKIYLLGAHKSLSKFHRYSYIGGAWKIDSGFPKSLNDFVHVDANNPINLVQARNGDLWMFRIRAGILQAKRSSDGGATWSAIIPVKTGLRTANGTTDAVAFKSGDHTYIGVGYGETDSLTSQFGFLMHQDGAADDAWTDESASLTSFGTERARNQISMAVDANNNVYIFTQNASVTTGNPHNTLYRRRNTGIWAKFKVNSAHAWKSPALAVDASGKALYLMGVNTATDWGEYKTCSFGQEATLDTMSAAGLFAVNGAKFDDLSAPAANVTASSGLMLCADNLTTNKIYFRYLELSGSTPLNIGAVEVVSNQINANANYTIPLKLSNLGALEAGVGVLNFIFPANTFVPNNMPATAVKVDGVPAATVISNNLTRQVTVVTPVNLPDDHSFSVVFDSAAGAGLLNPTTIGADYRLTAWTSSQPVQMKSPAYSLTQTTTTVTPATVAPFPTSPDSLADYTLTFNLGPRGRPIGGSSTIMIKFGGTTKVSNGSINGVKLNIKDAVATADSISRQVTVTIPVGLGLTNNSAVTLFIPRSKIRNPAPAGFYSLMVATSVETTFVASQQFEIKASNTIGAPIPGTKKSFDRNNQSKVFYHGGFWWVAAQARSDLKWYLWKFNGLIWTQNALIHSAGKSRPDCVLDAPANKVYIVLPGAGTTYITRLSYAAATGNWSTDSGYPVLIPDFAQVSDKAVNLTRAKNGHFWVFRVTDSTLTAKRSGDLGRTWSPLITVKKKLHNGDGLTDATAFTLSSGSYIGVGYAENSAPGSIYGFLRHLDTDPDSVWTDETALMPQFPGTVSDDHVSMITYSGEVLMLVKTNGGSANVINVGLMRRATNGAWSLFPVLLSAGWTRPVMAIDQSNNRLYLFGTREGTVKVGEMKSCAIGDYGSLLAAKIDTVFKNGTDNFFNASVPFHTVNRTTNLLICNGNESRDELWYNLIKLDGAPKMADEATTAGTLSDDDVDGVQVFPNPFNPQTSFRFKVKENSAVKLQIFNLAGQLVRTIADEDLAPGVYVRRWNGRNQNGRPAASGLYFYRLQIGQQIMNGRIQLLK, from the coding sequence ATGCGTTTTATCTACTGGCGCGGGCTCCGAGTCACCCTTGTTTTAATTTTAATGATCGGCGTTTTTGCGCCGTCGAACGAGGCGCGTGCTCAAGGCCAGGCCATTTCGACCACGACCAAATCCGGTTTTCTCAAATCCAACCAGAGCAAAGTTTTCTACCACAGCGGCAATTGGTGGGCTATCGCGCACCATGATGAAACCAGTCGCTGGTATATTTGGAAATTCAGCGGCGGCACGTGGACGATGCTTAACCCCCTCGTGAAAAGCTCGACGATGAAATATGACGCCGTCGTCAATTCCGCGAGTGGGAAGCTTTATTTGATCGGCTCGCATGCTTCGGCGACGGAATTTCGGCGCTATAGCTATGCAAGCGGCACGGCGACGTGGACGTTGGACACCGGCTTTCCGGTGAGTCCGAGTTTTAACAATGACGATGGCGGCAATCCGCTCAGCCTCGTGCAGGCGAAGAACGGCGATCTGTGGATTTTTCGCATTAACAGCAATAAGCTGCAAGCCAAGCGTTCGACCAACGGCGGCGCGGCCTGGTCGGCAGCGATTGATGTAAAAACCGGCTTGACGGCAGCCACCGGCACCACCGATGCCGTTGCCTTCAGTTCCGGCGGCAATGACTTTGTCGGCGTCGCCTACGGCGAAACGCCGGCTGCTGGCTCCCAATTCGGTTTTCTGACTCATCAAGACGGCGCGGCGAACGAGACGTGGACGGATGAATCCGCCTCGTTGACGCTTTTCGGCGCGGAGCGCGGCAGCAACCAGCTTGCGATGACGACGGATGCCCACAACAATATTTATCTCTTCACCAAAACCAGCAACGCCGCCGGCAGCGATCCGCGAAATACGCTGTATAAACGCACGAACGATGGCGCGTGGCAGAAATTCAAAGTCAACGCCAGCGCCGGCCAAGACTGGAAATCGCCCGCCGTGGTTTTCGAGGCCCTCAACAACAAAATTTATGTGATGGGCATCAATACCGCATCGCCGCAGGGCGAATATAAAACGTGCACGATTGGCCAGGAATCCACGTTGCAAGCGGAGCCGGTCGCGGTTTTATTTTCGAGTGCCGGCGCAACGTTTGCGGAGCTGAGCGCGCCGCCGGGTGGAACGAGCGTTGACATCAGCACCGGGTTGATGGTGGCCGCGGACAACAGCGCCGCCAGCGATATTTGGTATCGCCTGTTGCCGATCGTGAGCGCGACGCCGGTGACGATTGGTGCGGTTGTCGTGAACTCGAATCATGCTCATGCCAACGCCGCGTACACGATTCCGTTGACGCTGTCGAGCAACGGCGCGTTGGCGGCCGGCGCCGGTATTCTCAATTTCCGTTTTCCGGCCGGCACGACGGTTCCGAGCAGCATCGCAGCAAGTCATGTCACGGTCAATGGCACGCCGGCAACGACGGTTGTTTCCAACAGCGTGACGAGAGAAGTCCTGATCACGACGCCGGTTGATTTGGCGAACAGCCAGAGCTTTTCGGTGGCATTTGCGCTCGGCGCCGGAATTTTCAATCCCGCGATAGCCGGCGATTACACGCTGCAAGCGTGGACGAGCAGCCAGCCGACGCCGGCTGTTTCTCCGATTTATACGCTGCTGCCGAGCCTCGGCGCCAATCCGCTTTCCGCGCTGACCAAATCCGGTTACAAGAAATCGAATCAGAGCAAAGTTTTTTATCACGACACGCAGTGGTGGGCGGTGGCTTTTGATGCCGTTGAAAACCGCTGGTACATTTGGAAATTCACCGGCACGGCGTGGGTCAAGTCGATGGGCATCGATAAAGGCGCGGCGTTCAATTATGACGTTGTGGTGAACGCCAGCGAGAATAAAATTTACCTTCTCGGCGCGCATAAATCCTTGTCGAAATTCCATCGCTATTCTTACATCGGCGGGGCGTGGAAGATTGATTCCGGTTTTCCGAAAAGCTTGAATGATTTTGTTCATGTCGATGCGAATAATCCGATCAATCTCGTGCAGGCGAGAAACGGCGATCTCTGGATGTTTCGGATTCGCGCCGGCATTTTGCAGGCGAAACGTTCGAGTGACGGCGGCGCAACCTGGTCGGCGATTATCCCGGTCAAAACCGGCTTGCGCACGGCGAACGGCACGACGGATGCTGTGGCGTTCAAATCCGGCGACCACACTTATATCGGCGTCGGCTATGGCGAAACCGATTCATTGACGAGCCAATTTGGTTTTCTCATGCATCAAGACGGCGCGGCGGATGATGCCTGGACGGATGAATCGGCGTCGCTGACCTCTTTCGGAACTGAGCGCGCTCGCAATCAAATTTCCATGGCGGTTGATGCGAACAATAACGTCTATATTTTTACCCAAAACGCCAGCGTGACGACTGGCAATCCTCACAATACGCTCTACCGGCGGCGGAACACCGGCATCTGGGCCAAGTTCAAAGTCAATTCGGCCCATGCGTGGAAATCGCCGGCGCTGGCGGTGGATGCGAGCGGCAAGGCGCTTTATCTCATGGGCGTCAACACCGCAACAGATTGGGGCGAATACAAAACATGCAGTTTCGGCCAGGAGGCGACGCTCGATACGATGAGCGCCGCCGGTTTGTTTGCAGTGAATGGCGCAAAATTTGACGATCTCAGCGCGCCGGCGGCGAATGTGACGGCATCTTCAGGCTTGATGTTGTGCGCGGATAATCTCACGACGAACAAAATTTATTTTCGTTATCTCGAATTGAGCGGCAGCACGCCGCTGAATATCGGCGCCGTCGAGGTGGTGTCCAATCAAATCAACGCGAACGCGAATTACACCATTCCGCTGAAGCTCTCCAATCTTGGCGCGCTCGAGGCGGGCGTCGGTGTGTTGAATTTTATTTTCCCGGCGAACACCTTTGTGCCGAACAACATGCCGGCGACGGCGGTAAAAGTTGACGGTGTGCCGGCCGCCACGGTCATTTCGAATAACCTCACCCGACAGGTGACGGTGGTCACGCCGGTGAACTTGCCCGACGATCATTCTTTCAGCGTGGTGTTCGACTCAGCGGCGGGCGCGGGATTGCTGAACCCGACGACGATTGGCGCGGATTATCGCCTGACGGCTTGGACAAGCTCGCAGCCGGTGCAGATGAAATCGCCGGCTTACAGTTTGACGCAAACCACAACCACGGTCACGCCGGCAACGGTGGCGCCATTTCCGACCAGCCCGGACAGTTTGGCGGATTATACCTTGACGTTCAATCTCGGCCCACGCGGCCGGCCAATCGGCGGCAGCAGCACGATCATGATAAAATTTGGCGGGACGACGAAAGTGTCGAATGGCTCGATTAACGGCGTCAAGCTCAATATCAAAGACGCCGTTGCCACTGCCGACTCGATTTCGCGCCAAGTTACCGTGACGATTCCGGTCGGTTTAGGCCTGACCAACAATTCAGCGGTGACGTTGTTCATCCCGAGGTCGAAAATACGCAATCCTGCGCCGGCCGGATTTTATTCGCTGATGGTGGCGACGAGTGTGGAGACAACATTTGTGGCGTCGCAGCAGTTTGAAATCAAAGCCAGCAACACCATCGGCGCGCCGATTCCCGGAACAAAAAAGAGCTTTGACCGCAACAATCAAAGCAAGGTGTTTTATCACGGCGGTTTTTGGTGGGTGGCGGCGCAAGCCAGATCGGATTTGAAATGGTATTTGTGGAAATTCAACGGCCTGATCTGGACGCAAAATGCGTTGATTCATTCGGCGGGCAAGAGCCGGCCGGATTGCGTGTTGGACGCGCCGGCGAACAAAGTTTATATCGTGCTGCCCGGCGCCGGCACGACTTACATAACGCGCTTGAGCTATGCCGCTGCCACCGGCAACTGGTCCACTGATAGCGGCTATCCGGTTCTCATCCCGGATTTTGCCCAGGTTTCGGACAAGGCGGTGAATCTGACGCGCGCGAAAAACGGCCATTTCTGGGTGTTCCGCGTCACGGATTCGACACTGACCGCCAAACGTTCCGGCGATCTCGGCCGGACTTGGTCGCCACTGATTACCGTCAAAAAGAAGCTGCATAACGGGGATGGGCTGACCGATGCCACCGCGTTTACGCTCAGCAGCGGCAGTTACATCGGTGTCGGTTATGCCGAGAACAGCGCCCCCGGCTCGATCTACGGTTTCCTGCGCCATCTCGATACCGACCCGGATTCGGTTTGGACGGATGAGACCGCCCTGATGCCGCAGTTCCCCGGAACCGTCTCGGACGATCACGTCAGCATGATCACGTACAGCGGTGAAGTGTTGATGCTGGTGAAAACCAATGGTGGTTCCGCCAACGTCATCAATGTCGGCTTGATGCGGCGCGCCACCAACGGCGCCTGGAGCCTTTTCCCGGTGCTGTTGTCCGCCGGTTGGACGCGGCCGGTGATGGCGATCGATCAGAGCAACAACCGGCTTTATCTCTTTGGCACGCGCGAAGGCACCGTCAAAGTCGGTGAAATGAAATCGTGTGCCATCGGCGATTACGGCTCGCTGCTGGCGGCGAAAATCGATACCGTTTTCAAGAATGGGACGGATAATTTTTTCAACGCTTCGGTGCCGTTTCACACCGTCAACCGCACAACGAATTTGCTGATTTGCAACGGCAACGAAAGCCGCGACGAGCTGTGGTATAATTTGATCAAACTCGACGGCGCGCCCAAAATGGCTGACGAAGCCACCACGGCGGGAACGTTGTCTGATGACGATGTTGACGGTGTGCAAGTCTTTCCGAATCCTTTCAATCCGCAGACCTCGTTTCGCTTTAAAGTGAAGGAAAATTCGGCAGTGAAATTGCAAATCTTCAATCTTGCCGGCCAGTTGGTGCGCACGATTGCCGATGAAGATCTCGCCCCGGGCGTTTATGTTCGGCGTTGGAATGGCCGCAACCAGAACGGCCGCCCGGCCGCCAGCGGCCTGTATTTCTACCGCCTGCAAATCGGGCAACAGATCATGAATGGACGGATTCAACTGCTGAAGTAG
- a CDS encoding nucleotidyltransferase family protein, with amino-acid sequence MIQPQRIQQNLQSLKVEARKRYKAELKGIFGSFARGEAREDSDVDILVHFDASATLLDLVGLGNFLEEKLQRKVDVVTPAALRKEFRAQILRELVTL; translated from the coding sequence ATGATTCAACCTCAACGCATTCAACAAAACCTTCAAAGCCTAAAAGTTGAAGCGCGCAAAAGATATAAGGCTGAACTCAAAGGCATTTTTGGCTCATTTGCCAGAGGCGAAGCTCGCGAAGATAGTGACGTCGACATTCTGGTTCATTTCGACGCCAGCGCCACACTTTTGGACTTGGTTGGGCTTGGCAACTTTCTTGAGGAAAAATTACAACGCAAAGTTGACGTTGTCACACCGGCGGCTTTGCGCAAGGAATTCCGGGCACAAATATTGCGTGAATTGGTGACCTTATGA
- a CDS encoding TCR/Tet family MFS transporter has translation MTEPNPHTTPRRAALVFIFITVLLDILALGIIIPVLPKLVENFLGGNTARAAEMYGLFGTVWALMQFVFSPVLGALADRFGRRPVILISCFGLGFDYILMALAPTLSWLFVGRVISGITAASIPTAGAYITDVTPPEKRAAGFGMLGAAFGVGFVLGPALGGVLGGLNPRLPFWVASGLSLLNAMYGLFVLPESHPPERRAGFSWARANPVGSLRLLRSHPELFGLAAVNFLYYLAHEVLPSTFVLYAGYRYLWDESTVGLTLAVVGVCTGVVQAGLIKPVVARFGERRALIAGLLFGTAAFAIYGLAATGAVFMIGVPVMALWGLSGPSAQGLMTRRVEPAAQGQLQGALQSLRGITGMIGPGLFTLTFATFIGSRSDWHLPGAPFLLAALLVASAMTVAWRVTRVN, from the coding sequence GTGACCGAACCGAACCCGCACACAACCCCGCGCCGCGCGGCGCTGGTCTTCATTTTTATCACGGTCTTGCTCGACATCCTGGCGCTCGGCATCATTATTCCTGTGCTGCCGAAGCTGGTCGAGAACTTCCTGGGCGGCAACACCGCGCGCGCCGCAGAAATGTACGGCTTGTTCGGCACGGTCTGGGCGCTGATGCAGTTCGTCTTCTCGCCGGTGCTCGGCGCGCTCGCCGATCGCTTTGGCCGCCGGCCGGTGATCCTCATCTCATGCTTCGGCCTGGGATTCGATTATATCCTCATGGCATTGGCGCCGACATTAAGTTGGCTGTTCGTCGGCCGCGTCATTTCGGGCATTACTGCGGCGAGCATCCCGACAGCCGGTGCGTATATTACTGATGTCACGCCGCCGGAGAAGCGCGCTGCGGGCTTTGGCATGTTGGGCGCCGCCTTCGGTGTCGGCTTCGTGCTCGGACCGGCGTTGGGCGGTGTGCTCGGCGGCCTCAACCCGCGTTTGCCGTTTTGGGTCGCATCTGGCTTGAGCCTTTTAAACGCGATGTACGGCCTTTTCGTGCTGCCGGAATCGCATCCGCCGGAACGACGCGCCGGTTTTAGCTGGGCACGCGCCAATCCGGTGGGTTCGCTGAGGTTGTTGCGCTCACATCCTGAGCTGTTCGGATTGGCGGCCGTCAACTTTCTCTACTATCTCGCGCACGAGGTGTTGCCAAGCACCTTCGTGCTTTATGCGGGTTATCGCTACCTCTGGGATGAAAGCACTGTCGGTCTCACGCTTGCAGTTGTCGGCGTGTGCACCGGTGTCGTGCAGGCCGGTTTGATCAAGCCTGTTGTCGCGCGCTTCGGCGAACGGCGCGCACTGATTGCCGGGCTTTTATTTGGCACGGCGGCCTTCGCGATCTACGGCTTGGCCGCAACCGGCGCAGTGTTTATGATCGGCGTGCCGGTGATGGCGCTGTGGGGGCTTTCCGGCCCTTCGGCGCAAGGCCTGATGACCCGGCGCGTTGAGCCGGCAGCGCAAGGCCAGCTTCAAGGCGCGCTGCAAAGCCTCCGCGGCATCACCGGCATGATCGGGCCGGGGCTTTTTACGCTGACGTTCGCGACTTTTATCGGCAGCCGAAGCGATTGGCATTTGCCCGGCGCGCCGTTTTTGCTCGCTGCGCTGTTGGTGGCCAGCGCGATGACGGTGGCGTGGCGGGTCACGCGCGTAAATTAA
- a CDS encoding T9SS type A sorting domain-containing protein, with product MRSVTKVACFVALLAVGTMVLPAAAQKNVKIRDIQFVHPDSLKKSGDRDNSPMLRDTVTITCVVVTGPRSLWTGARWSFIVADTSYGEWNFIQVVQNDTLSAGALATNVSALQVGDVVRITGLVNEFPNNSSHSQTQIEPFTNPPVPVEFLGIFNFKPPKPILIKAEDLAAADRGEKYECAYVRIENATMINNNSGNGNGQALIRDATAQLLIDDWFNPVHSLVDQNAGGSVANIPKVYPANGARFNVTGWIRDLSGPQQFALGVESKNNFQLLSNPAAITNISRSLAVPTSSQSVAVRAKMVDNGRVDSARVFYSIDNANTWRTVNMTADTGNFYQGSIPAQANGTFVRYYVWSKDNDGDVSTQPGDLQTSNFFYTVRDNGPTIYDVQFTPFADGVSGYVNLNVTVTGVVTADSADFSNEYFIQDGNAPWSGLWVRDSINKPKRGDNITITGPVQEQFGQTRINTPTAFKLNSRHNPIPAPVVVKTGDIRTGSPTAESYESMFVQVRNAVVVNPFADAPSNFGEFTINDGSGEVRVDDRSNAYRGNLDSTYARGDSIRVITGVLEYTFSNFKINPRLPSDVVRIRTSVKDQSAAPLVYRLEQNYPNPFNPETSIRYQLAKAGQVELAIYNLLGQKVRTLINGTQTAGHHMQIWDGKNDRGQIVNTGIYFYRLQAGDFVQTRKLVLVR from the coding sequence ATGAGATCTGTCACAAAGGTGGCTTGTTTCGTTGCGCTGCTCGCGGTTGGCACAATGGTTCTTCCCGCCGCAGCGCAGAAAAACGTCAAAATTCGCGACATTCAATTCGTGCATCCCGATTCGCTGAAAAAATCCGGCGACCGTGACAACAGCCCGATGCTCCGCGATACCGTCACAATCACATGCGTGGTAGTCACCGGCCCGCGCTCGCTGTGGACCGGGGCGCGCTGGTCGTTTATTGTGGCCGACACCAGTTATGGTGAATGGAATTTTATTCAGGTCGTGCAAAACGATACGCTCAGCGCCGGCGCGCTCGCGACCAACGTCTCGGCGCTGCAAGTTGGTGATGTCGTGCGCATCACCGGACTCGTCAATGAGTTCCCCAACAACAGCTCCCATAGCCAAACTCAGATCGAGCCGTTTACCAATCCGCCGGTGCCGGTGGAATTTCTCGGTATTTTCAATTTTAAACCGCCAAAACCGATTTTGATCAAGGCCGAGGATTTGGCTGCCGCCGACCGCGGCGAGAAATATGAATGCGCTTACGTCCGCATCGAAAACGCGACGATGATCAACAACAATTCCGGCAACGGCAACGGCCAGGCGCTGATACGCGACGCCACCGCCCAGCTTTTGATCGACGACTGGTTCAATCCGGTGCACTCATTGGTTGATCAAAACGCCGGCGGCAGCGTCGCCAACATTCCCAAAGTTTATCCGGCCAACGGCGCGCGTTTCAATGTCACCGGGTGGATTCGCGATCTCTCCGGGCCGCAGCAATTCGCGCTCGGCGTCGAGAGCAAAAACAATTTTCAACTGTTGAGCAATCCTGCCGCCATCACCAATATCTCACGAAGCCTCGCCGTGCCGACCTCCTCCCAGAGCGTTGCGGTTCGCGCCAAAATGGTTGACAACGGCAGAGTCGACAGCGCCAGGGTTTTCTATTCCATCGACAACGCCAACACCTGGCGAACCGTCAACATGACTGCCGACACCGGCAATTTTTATCAAGGCTCGATACCGGCGCAAGCCAACGGCACGTTCGTGCGCTATTATGTATGGTCGAAAGATAATGACGGCGATGTTTCCACGCAGCCGGGCGATCTGCAAACGAGCAATTTCTTTTATACCGTGCGCGACAACGGGCCGACGATTTACGATGTTCAGTTTACGCCATTTGCCGATGGTGTTTCCGGCTATGTCAATTTAAACGTAACCGTCACCGGCGTGGTCACCGCGGACAGCGCGGATTTCTCGAATGAATATTTCATTCAAGATGGCAATGCGCCGTGGAGCGGCTTGTGGGTGCGCGATTCGATCAACAAACCAAAACGCGGCGACAATATTACCATCACCGGGCCGGTGCAAGAACAATTTGGTCAAACCCGCATCAACACGCCAACGGCCTTCAAGCTCAACTCGCGCCACAATCCCATTCCCGCTCCGGTGGTGGTGAAAACCGGCGACATTCGCACCGGTTCGCCAACGGCGGAGAGCTACGAGAGCATGTTCGTGCAGGTGCGAAACGCCGTGGTGGTGAATCCGTTCGCCGATGCGCCGAGCAACTTCGGTGAATTCACCATCAACGACGGCAGCGGCGAAGTTCGCGTTGACGATCGCAGCAATGCCTATCGCGGCAATCTCGACAGCACCTACGCCCGCGGCGATTCGATTCGCGTCATCACCGGCGTGCTGGAATACACCTTCAGCAATTTCAAAATCAATCCACGGCTTCCCTCCGACGTCGTTCGTATCAGAACTTCGGTGAAGGATCAATCCGCGGCACCGTTGGTCTATCGCCTCGAGCAAAATTATCCCAATCCCTTCAACCCGGAAACCAGCATCCGCTATCAGCTTGCCAAGGCCGGCCAGGTCGAGCTCGCGATTTACAATCTGCTCGGCCAAAAAGTTCGGACGCTGATCAACGGCACGCAAACCGCCGGCCATCACATGCAAATTTGGGACGGCAAAAATGATCGCGGCCAGATCGTCAACACCGGCATTTATTTCTATCGGTTGCAGGCGGGTGATTTCGTTCAGACGCGAAAACTTGTTCTGGTTCGATAG